The genomic window TCACTTAATAATACAACAACACCACTACCAATTTTATTTCTAATCTTATCCGCTAAATCTCTTAAAGCATTTCCATCTATATCTGAAACTGCATAAGAAACTACTTTTATTCCATTAACTTCCTTAGCAGAATTTAATATATCATCTTCTGCTCCTGAAGTTAATTTACTCTTAAGTTCTGCTATTTCTTTATCTTTTTCTTTTAACTCTGAATTCTGAGATGAGATTTTCTTTAAAATGTCTTTTTCTGTACATCTTAAAGCTTCACATGCTTCTTTTAGAGTTTTTTGTTTTTCTTCCATAAATTTAATAGCACCAAATCCTGTAACAGCCTCTATTCTTCTAATTCCTGCTGCTACACCTGATTCTCCTACTATCTTAAATAATCCAATCTCACCTGCATTGCATACATGTGTACCACCACAAAGTTCCACTGAAAATTCTCCAACACTTACAACTCTAACTTTTTCTCCATATTTATCATCAAATAAAGCCATAGCTCCACATTCTTTAGCTTCGTCTAATGTCATAAGCTTTGTTTCTACTTTAAACACTTCCATTATTTTTCTGTTAACTAACTCTTCAATTTTATCTAGTTCATCTAATGTTAAACCTTGGAAGTGAGTAAAATCAAATCTTAATCTTTCTTCATCAACATATGAACCTGCTTGATTTACATGTTTTCCAACTACTTCTTTTAATGCTTCATGTAACATATGAGTAGCTGTATGGTTTTTACATATATTACCTCTTCTTTCCACATCAACTTTAATTGTTACATTTTCATTAATTTTAATTGAACCTTCATTAACTTTTACATAGTGGATTGTCTTTCCACCAACATTTTTCTTTGTATCATAAACATAAGCTTTTCCTGATTTACTTATTATAGTTCCCTTATCTCCTACTTGACCACCCATTTCTGCATAGAAAGTAGTTTTATCAGTTACTATATAGCCTTTTTCTCCTTCTTTAAGCTCATCTTTAAAACTTTCGTCACCTGCTAATACTAATACTTTTCCTTCTATTTCTATATTATTATAACCAACAAATTCAGTTTCTATAGAAGCCTCTATTTTATTTATTGGATTTTCATCACTACCCATGTATGATGTTTCTCCTCTTGCACTTCTTGCTCTTTCTCTTTGAGCTTCCATTTGTTTTTTAAAGGCTTCTTTATCAACATTCATTCCCTTTTCTTCTAAGATTTCTTCAGTAAGCTCTATTGGGAATCCATAAGTATCATATAACTTAAATGCTTCTTCACCCTTTAAAGTCTTTTCTTTATTTTCTTCTAGCTTTTCAATATATCCATTTAATATTTGCATTCCTGCATCAATTGTTTCATTAAATCTTTCTTCTTCTAAAGATACTATTTTTTCTATATAATCTTTATTTTCCTTTAGTTGAGGATAGGCCTCTCCATAATTTTCTACTACTGATTCTACTATTTCTGTTAAGAATAGTCCCTTTATTCCAAGTAATCTTCCATGTCTTGCAGCTCTTCTTAAAAGTCTTCTAAGTACATATCCCCTACCTTCATTACTTGGTTGAACTCCATCTGAAATAAGCATAGTTACTGATTTAACATGGTCAGTTATTATTCTTAAAGATATATCTTTAACTGAATCTTCACCATAAGTTACATTTGAAAGTTTTGATACTTTATCTAATATATTTTTTACTGTATCTATTTCAAATATGTTATTAACGCCTTGCATTATAGTAGCTATTCTCTCAAGTCCCATTCCTGTATCTATGTTAGGATGAGCTAATCTATTATAATTTCCTTCTTCATCCTTATCAAATTGAGTAAATACTAAATTCCAAAATTCAACCACTCTATCTTCATCACTAGCTTTTATAAATTCATCTACTGTTTTTATAACTCCATTACCTCTATCATAGTGAATTTCTGTACATGGTCCACATGGTCCAACTCCTATTTCCCAAAAGTTATCATCTTTTCCCAATCTAAATATTCTGCTTGGATCTACATCTGTCTTTTCACACCATATATCAAATGCTTCATCATCTTCTAAATATATAGTTACATATAACTTATCTTTTGGTATTTGCAAAGTTTTTGTTATAAATTCCCAAGCCCAAGGGATTATCTCACCCTTAAAATAATCTC from Clostridium septicum includes these protein-coding regions:
- the alaS gene encoding alanine--tRNA ligase, which encodes MKFMGTNELREAYLSFFESKEHLRLESFPLVPKNDKSLLLINAGMAPLKPYFTGLQKPPKTRITTCQKCIRTGDIENVGKTSRHGTFFEMLGNFSFGDYFKGEIIPWAWEFITKTLQIPKDKLYVTIYLEDDEAFDIWCEKTDVDPSRIFRLGKDDNFWEIGVGPCGPCTEIHYDRGNGVIKTVDEFIKASDEDRVVEFWNLVFTQFDKDEEGNYNRLAHPNIDTGMGLERIATIMQGVNNIFEIDTVKNILDKVSKLSNVTYGEDSVKDISLRIITDHVKSVTMLISDGVQPSNEGRGYVLRRLLRRAARHGRLLGIKGLFLTEIVESVVENYGEAYPQLKENKDYIEKIVSLEEERFNETIDAGMQILNGYIEKLEENKEKTLKGEEAFKLYDTYGFPIELTEEILEEKGMNVDKEAFKKQMEAQRERARSARGETSYMGSDENPINKIEASIETEFVGYNNIEIEGKVLVLAGDESFKDELKEGEKGYIVTDKTTFYAEMGGQVGDKGTIISKSGKAYVYDTKKNVGGKTIHYVKVNEGSIKINENVTIKVDVERRGNICKNHTATHMLHEALKEVVGKHVNQAGSYVDEERLRFDFTHFQGLTLDELDKIEELVNRKIMEVFKVETKLMTLDEAKECGAMALFDDKYGEKVRVVSVGEFSVELCGGTHVCNAGEIGLFKIVGESGVAAGIRRIEAVTGFGAIKFMEEKQKTLKEACEALRCTEKDILKKISSQNSELKEKDKEIAELKSKLTSGAEDDILNSAKEVNGIKVVSYAVSDIDGNALRDLADKIRNKIGSGVVVLLSDVQGKVNLVAMATKDVISSGIHCGKIIKEVATVVGGGGGGRPDMAQAGGKKPEKIKEAVDKTYLIVETLVK